The following proteins come from a genomic window of Theileria equi strain WA chromosome 2 map unlocalized gcontig_1105316255037, whole genome shotgun sequence:
- a CDS encoding conserved hypothetical protein (encoded by transcript BEWA_038240A), whose product MVSSQAKFSLVNSFTIKHVEVKEFISQRTGVKVFLLAYDTPIVNSYFVIPTQADNHEGLPHTLEHIIFLGSERYPYRGTLDILACRALSMGTNAWTATDHTAYTLSTAGLDGTLKMLPIYLDHILHPTLTEEAFMTDVHHITADGSNSGVVYCEMKSCENTAESIMHFEALDKLYPGDSGYKMNTGGRLDGIRSTNVDRVREFHKKFYRWDNLSIVICGNVFDESLILSTIEKTETESIEYHPQKKAKHDNDANKPWSELRHVQKLEQSVKSQVAFPSEEEDNGNYSLSWRGPAWDNFELIRAISLVGSYLVDSTTSPLERAMIHNGDPYGSCVDFSMDCFKEIYFQLVVKDVPFKDSDKMTTVEEKLCSSITDVYNSPLDMERLHMLIERGNMTYLRQIETSPHETLIESIIGYILYSESAQQLEQLLNSTEMVKRLLSKDESYWKDILETYFIDAPNVSIKCIPSTKLSTEIQEFEEELIRKQIEEHGLEKLNDNKTRVESMFENNNGPPKEVIEGFGFCNSSNISLPKWPLLRNFKSSDLVDGVGKGADASFNNVLIYNKDTGKGTIEDIDSLAQELNLIKYPIQVNHISSDFVKIYLLFSTIDLDLSLDEKRLLLILSILMFESNVSVDDKLVKAEDFIQMLMDNTTSYGSNLGLNSSSLLPDEYSGFISVYFTSPVENYEKILEIFFNIVYNIEYSSEIIKNHINSLLTSFSKKKRSAKCLVRQISTALRIKSDSVRNTCSLGQQNAFLKSVVDKDLVESLTALHKKVFRPENMCLHITADLSKLPVGWINFWKNLPCSSSIDKPLSDHFNFKYGTDKEFKSNSAILSSLASTDVTYFRITIPAPIGYDNPDYIALSVIAEYLSMVEGPLYRVIRGGGYAYNHAVVYFPSQGEIYLSIFQATDLIQALKATQDAICKILSPTSVPDDDIMAAKASLIFRVLSNEETLSEYSQETFLSALRQTSINHNKEVVDKIQEVSIEDIKVATEKYLKEFLTFDGPPKSISCITSRGSVDELFKGLNDINYTNICQLSPDSILPFLSNETEQI is encoded by the exons ATGGTTTCATCACAGGCGAAATTTTCCCTGGTGAATAGTTTTACTATTAAACACGTCGAAGTAAAGGAGTTTATATCGCAAAGAACTGGCGTGAAGGTCTTCCTTCTAGCATATGATACACCCATTGTAAATTCCTACTTTGTCATTCCGACACAGGCAGATAACCATGAAGGTCTACCTCATACTTTGGAGCATATAATCTTCCTAGGGAGCGAACGCTACCCATACAGAGGAACTTTGGACATTTTGGCATGCAGAGCACTGTCAATGGGAACGAATGCATGGACAGCGACCGATCATACCGCTTACACATTATCCACCGCTGGCCTGGATGGAACATTGAAAATGCTACCCATCTATTTGGACCATATTTTACATCCAACACTCACCGAAGAAGCTTTCATGACTGATGTACATCATATCACAGCTGATGGTTCAAATTCTGGTGTAGTTTATTGTGAAATGAAGTCATGTGAAAATACCGCTGAAAGCATTATGCACTTTGAAGCGCTAGACAAACTTTATCCAGGGGACAGTGGCTATAAGATGAATACTGGAGGAAGATTGGATGGTATACGTTCTACGAATGTCGATAGAGTCAGAGAATTTCATAAAAAGTTTTACAGATGGGATAATCTGTCCATTGTGATATGCGGAAACGTCTTTGATGAGTCCCTCATTCTGAGTACAATAGAAAAAACAGAAACAGAGAGTATAGAATATCATCCTCAGAAAAAAGCAAAGCATGATAACGATGCTAATAAACCGTGGAGTGAACTTAGACATGTACAAAAGTTGGAGCAATCCGTAAAATCGCAAGTGGCCTTTCCgagtgaggaagaagataacGGAAATTATAGTTTGTCCTGGAGAGGACCTGCTTGGGATAACTTTGAATTAATAAGAGCAATATCATTGGTTGGGTCATACTTGGTAGATTCTACCACATCACCACTGGAAAGGGCTATGATACATAATGGTGATCCATATGGTAGCTGTGTAGATTTTTCAATGGATTGCTTTAAAGAAATTTATTTCCAGCTAGTTGTAAAGGATGTCCCATTCAAGGACTCTGATAAAATGACAACCGTTGAAGAAAAACTGTGTAGTTCCATAACTGATGTTTATAATTCTCCTCTTGACATGGAAAGACTTCACATGTTAATAGAGAGGGGTAATATGACCTATTTAAGGCAGATTGAAACATCACCTCATGAAACATTAATTGAATCAATAATAGGATATATACTATATTCTGAGAGCGCACAACAATTGGAACAGTTGTTAAATAGCACAGAGATGGTTAAAAGACTACTATCAAAGGATGAATCATACTGGAAAGATATTCTTGAAACATATTTTATTGATGCGCCTAATGTATCAATAAAATGCATACCTAGTACTAAACTCAGTACAGAGATACAGGAGTTTGAAGAGGAACTTATAAGGAAGCAAATAGAAGAACATGGCTTAGAAAAACTaaatgataataaaacCCGTGTGGAATCTATGTTTGAGAATAACAATGGTCCTCCAAAGGAAGTAATAGAAGGTTTTGGATTTTGCAACAGTTCGAACATATCGCTACCAAAATGGCCTCTACTACGCAATTTCAAATCATCTGACCTAGTGGATGGAGTTGGAAAGGGGGCTGATGCTTCCTTTAACAACGTCTTGATATACAACAAGGACACTGGTAAAGGAACGATTGAGGATATAGACTCTTTGGCTCAAGAGTTGAATTTGATCAAATATCCCATACAAGTAAACCATATTTCATCAGACTTTGTAAAAATTTATCTATTGTTTTCCACGATAGACCTGGATTTGAGTTTAGATGAAAAGAGATTGTTATTAATATTATCAATCTTGATGTTTGAATCCAATGTATCTGTGGATGATAAACTTGTGAAAGCTGAGGATTTCATACAAATGCTTATGGACAATACCACATCTTACGGTTCAAATTTGGGCTTGAATAGTTCTTCACTTTTACCTGATGAATATTCTGGATTCATTTCGGTCTATTTTACCAGCCCGGTTGAAAACTATGAAAAAATattggaaatatttttcaatattgTGTATAACATTGAATATTCGTCTGAAATTATTAAAAATCACATAAATTCGTTATTAACATCATTTtccaagaagaaaaggtcAGCCAAGTGTCTGGTGAGGCAGATATCCACCGCTTTACG TATAAAAAGCGATTCTGTGAGGAACACATGTAGTCTAGGACAGCAAAATGCGTTTCTTAAATCAGTGGTTGATAAGGATTTGGTGGAATCATTGACAGCCTTACATAAAAAGGTTTTTAGACCGGAAAACATGTGTTTGCATATTACGGCTGATTTATCAAAGCTACCGGTTGGATGGATTaacttttggaagaacCTCCCAT GTTCATCAAGTATAGACAAGCCATTATCTGATCACTTCAACTTTAAATATGGGACTGACAAAGAATTCAAGAGCAATAGTGCTATACTATCATCATTAGCGTCGACCGATGTAACGTATTTTAGAATAACAATTCCGGCACCAATTGGATACGACAATCCAGACTATATAGCCTTATCTGTGATCGCAGAATATCTATCCATGGTAGAGG GGCCACTGTATAGAGTTATACGTGGAGGAGGGTATGCATATAACCATGCAGTTGTTTATTTCCCTTCTCAAGGAGAGATATATCTATCCATTTTCCAGGCCACAGATTTGATTCAG GCCTTGAAGGCTACACAGGATGCAATTTGTAAGATACTTTCCCCAACATCAGTACCAGATGATGATATAATGGCAGCCAAGGCCTCCTTGATTTTCAGAGTATTAAG CAACGAGGAGACATTATCGGAATACAGTCAAGAAACCTTTTTGTCTGCTTTGAGGCAGACAAGTATAAACCATAACAAGGAAGTTGTAGACAAG ATACAAGAAGTGAGCATCGAAGATATTAAAGTTGCAACAGAAAAGTACCTAAAGGAATTTTTGACCTTTGACGGTCCACCAAAGTCCATATCTTGCATAACGAGCAGAGGCAGT GTTGATGAACTCTTCAAGGGACTAAACGATATAAACTATACTAACATTTGCCAATTGAGTCCCGATTCGATTCTACCGTTTTTATCAAATGAGACCGAGCAGATATAG
- a CDS encoding heat shock family protein (encoded by transcript BEWA_038250A) produces the protein MRPGNTAKRIALRGLKPNKSHVELGAHGNLGSFNLRIPCVGRGCSIPVAKALTGSGILKSQNMSYSSTSDADVYQFKAETQKLLQIVAHSLYTDKEVFIRELISNASDALEKLRFLESTVEGLSANKVDHDVPYKIKITTDAATKTFTIEDTGVGMSKDEIINNLGTIAKSGSLEFLEDPSLNAKDKANAIIGQFGVGFYSSFVVSSKVDVFTRSYDPEKGKMGYHWSSDGTGSFSIREVENLPRGTKIICYLRDDCVAFSNAGNVKQIAEKFSAFINFPLFAQEGDKEVEITTQKPLWVEKSATDEEHTKFFRFLNNTSWGEPMYKFLFHSDAPLSIKSLFYIPSDAPNRMFQSSNDVGVSLYSRRVLIKKSADNIIPKWLFFVKGVIDCEDMPLNVSRETMQNNQLIKKLSNTIVLRILKFLNDQSKSNPEEYRKFYDKYSYYIKEGVLDECHKNGTHKDQLLSLLRFESTLGNPNELISLDEYLTTMKENQKNIYYFCANNRETALASPYMESFKRRNRNVLLMYEDIDEFVSMNIQNFKDKKFVAIDSPEDDFEPELDEVPAENALEVLTEDQKKTLSEFVQTTLGTKVNAVKFSDRLVDSPAVVTGFLSSALRKVMKATMKGAADSANSLSSLPSTLELNPKHQINVKIFHLIERNPEIAKLLVGQLYDNATIAAGIVDDPRMMLGRLNQLLNVTADYAYNVKHDKEEE, from the exons ATGAGGCCCGGTAATACCGCCAAAAGAATAGCCCTAAGAGGCCTAAAACCAAATAAAAGCCATGTGGAACTTGGAGCACATGGAAACCTCGGTTCCTTCAATCTACGTATTCCATGTGTAGGACGTGGATGCTCTATTCCAGTTGCAAAGGCTCTGACTGGCAGTGGAATCCTCAAAAGCCAAAATATGAGCTACTCAAGTACAAGTGATGCAGAC GTCTATCAATTTAAAGCTGAAACCCAAAAATTGCTACAAATTGTGGCTCACTCTCTCTACACTGACAAGGAGGTCTTTATCCGTGAACTAATTAGCAACGCTAGCGATGCTCTAGAAAAGTTGAGGTTCTTGGAATCCACCGTAGAAG GTTTGTCTGCAAACAAAGTTGACCACGATGTTCCATACAAAATAAAGATAACAACCGACGCTGCAACAAAAACTTTTACAATTGAG GATACTGGTGTTGGAATGAGCAAGGATGAAATTATAAATAATCTTGGTACAATTGCAAAATCTGGTTCACTGgagtttttggaggatccATCATTAAACGCAAAAGATAAAGCAAACGCCATAATTGGGCAGTTCGGTGTAGGATTCTACAGTTCATTTGTTGTTTCAAGCAAAGTTGATGTATTTACCAGGAGTTATGATCCAGAGAAGGGAAAAATGGGCTATCATTGGTCTTCTGATGGTACTGGATCATTCAGCATTAG GGAAGTGGAGAATCTACCACGTGGAACCAAAATTATCTGTTATTTGCGTGACGATTGTGTTGCATTTAGCAACGCTGGAAATGTTAAACAGATTGCGGAAAAATTCTCGGCGTTCATCAACTTCCCGTTATTTGCCCAGGAAGGTGATAAAGAAGTTGAAATTACTACGCAAAAACCATTGTGGGTAGAAAAGAGTGCCACAGATGAGGAGCATACCAAATTTTTCAGATTTCTAAACAACACATCATGGGGAGAACCAATGTACAAATTCCTGTTCCATTCTGATGCTCCACTATCCATAAAATCTCTATTTTACATACCATCCGATGCACCAAATAGAATGTTCCAATCGAGCAATGACGTTGGTGTATCGCTCTATTCAAG GAGAGTTTTAATTAAAAAGTCAGCTGATAACATTATACCAAAATGGTTGTTTTTTGTCAAGGGTGTAATTGATTGTGAAGATATGCCTCTTAATGTTAGCCGTGAAACAATGCAGAATAATCAGCTCATCAAAAAACTGTCAAACACAATTGTCTTACGCATTCTAAAGTTCTTGAACGATCAG AGCAAGAGCAATCCAGAAGAATACAGAAAATTTTATGACAAGTACAGCTATTACATCAAGGAGGGAGTACTTGATGAATGCCACAAAAATGGGACCCATAAAGACCAATTGTTATCCCTTTTAAGGTTTGAATCAACTCTTGGTAATCCCAATGAGCTTATATCTTTGGACGAATATTTGACAACAATGAAGGAAAACCAGAAGAATATCTACTACTTTTGTGCAAACAATAGGGAAACCGCTTTGGCGAGCCCATACATGGAGTCTTTTAAGAGGAGAAATCGCAATGTACTCTTGATGTATGAGGATATTGATGAATTCGTATCAATGAACATTCAG AACTTTAAGGATAAAAAGTTTGTTGCGATTGATTCCCCTGAGGACGACTTTGAACCGGAACTAGATGAAGTCCCAGCAGAAAATGCGTTGGAAGTTTTAACTGAGGACCAAAAGAAAACCCTCTCTGAATTTGTACAG ACGACACTCGGAACAAAAGTTAATGCGGTCAAGTTCTCAGACAGACTTGTTGACTCTCCTGCAGTAGTTACAGGCTTCTTGTCATCAGCATTGAG AAAAGTTATGAAGGCAACAATGAAAGGTGCAGCTGATTCCGCAAACAGTTTGTCTTCACTGCCATCAACTTTGGAACTCAATCCCAAGCATCaaataaatgtaaaaatattcCACCTTATCGAAAGGAACCCAGAAATTGCAAAG CTCCTCGTTGGACAACTTTATGACAATGCAACAATCGCCGCCGGAATAGTCGACGATCCCAGAATGATGCTTGGAAGACTAAACCAGCTCCTTAATGTAACTGCAGACTATGCATACAATGTAAAACACgataaagaagaagaataa
- a CDS encoding clathrin coat assembly protein, putative (encoded by transcript BEWA_038260A) → MIKFFLAISRQCKVRLVKWFVPIDSKEKATIIKELSHLVVNRNAKQCNFLEWRKDKIVFRRYASLYFMACVDTDTNELIVLEMIHHYVELLDSYFRNVCELDLVFNFHKAYHLFDEVFIDGDFYESNKRAVLRSVAAQDAMTEKSKPFSSKTES, encoded by the exons atgataaagttTTTCCTGGCTATAAGCCGGCAGTGTAAAGTTCGTCTGGTAAAATGGTTTGTTCCCATTGACAGCAAGGAGAAAGCGACGATAATCAAGGAACTGTCGCATCTCGTGGTAAATCGCAACGCTAAGCAGTgtaactttttggaatgGCGCAAGGACAAGATTGTATTTAGAAG ATACGCAAGCCTATACTTCATGGCCTGCGTGGACACAGATACCAATGAATTGATCGTTTTGGAGATGATTCATCACTACGTTGAATTACTCGATTCATATTTTCGCAATGTGTGCGAGCTAGATCTGGTTTTCAACTTCCACAAG GCTTATCACCTCTTTGACGAGGTCTTTATAGATGGAGACTTTTACGAAAGCAACAAAAGGGCAGTTCTGAGGTCTGTGGCCGCTCAGGACGCAATGACAGAAAAGTCAAAGCCATTTTCATCGAAAACAGAATCATGA
- a CDS encoding hypothetical protein (encoded by transcript BEWA_038270A), whose amino-acid sequence MGKIRAEILARVEKLAKTKLNGRNMFKAINMFAVSLLNYYTGLLRLLPDDFEALDLDIRKILVKHRIHYLNASPERLYLKRDQCGRGLASATFRSEKMLLTFWDTLRKGSETSRRRALIMKIENEDLTHMSRIEGFVRCKGETATVDNMATCSI is encoded by the coding sequence ATGGGAAAAATCCGAGCCGAAATTTTGGCAAGGGTTGAAAAATTAGCAAAAACCAAGCTGAACGGGAGAAACATGTTCAAGGCGATAAATATGTTTGCAGTGTCCCTCCTGAATTACTACACTGGATTGCTAAGACTTTTACCGGATGATTTCGAGGCACTAGACTTGGACATCCGCAAAATACTGGTAAAACATAGGATACATTACCTGAATGCATCCCCTGAAAGACTCTACCTTAAAAGAGATCAATGCGGACGGGGACTAGCATCAGCAACCTTTAGATCTGAAAAGATGTTGCTAACATTCTGGGACACCTTGAGAAAAGGTAGTGAGACATCCAGACGCCGTGCATTGATAATgaaaattgaaaatgaagaccTCACCCATATGTCACGCATAGAAGGATTTGTCAGATGCAAAGGAGAAACTGCTACTGTAGACAACATGGCCACATGTTCAATCTAA